The following nucleotide sequence is from Streptomyces sp. NBC_00237.
TGCATCCAGGAGTTGGCCGCCAGGATGAAGTACGCCGAGAGGATCGTGCCGATCGACACCAGCCAGATGCAGGCGAGGTGGATCTTCTTGGGCAGCTTGTCCCAGCCGAAGATCCACAGCCCGATGAAGGTCGATTCGAAGAAGAAGGCGATCAGCGCCTCGAAGGCCAGAGGCGCTCCGAAGATGTCACCGACGAAGCGCGAGTAGTCGGACCAGTTCATGCCGAACTGGAACTCCTGCACGATGCCGGTGACCACCCCCATCGCGATGTTGATGAGGAAGAGCTTCCCCCAGAACTTGGTCGCCTTGAGGTACTTCTCCTTGTTGGTCCGCACCCAGGCGGTCTGCAGGCCGGCGGTGAGCGCGGCGAGCGAGATCGTCAGGGGGACGAACAGGAAGTGGTAGACGGTGGTGATACCGAACTGCCATCGCGCGAGGGTCTCTGGCGCCAGTGCCAGCTCCACGTCGTCTCTCCTTACGTCGCCGAAGCCACAGCTACAGCCACACCGCAGCCGCAGCCGCGTTCACGGTCAGAACACGATCCACGGATAGATCACGGGGGCAGTTTGCCCCTTTAATCCCACAAATCGAGGGACGAACAGGGACACGCTTGTGAACGCGTTCACATTCACAAGCATTATGTCGCACGGCCATTCGGAAGAACCCAGGGGGGTACCCCCCAGAAAACACCGGTGCCCCCACAAGCCGCACACGGCTCACAGGGGCACCAGCCACATCACGCCGACCGCGCTACAGCTCCTTGCGGAACGCCTCCGCCGCCTTGAGGAAGAGGTCGTTCGCCTCGGTCTCACCGATCGTCACGCGCACGCCCTCGCCCGCGAACGGCCGCACCACGACGCCCGCCTGCTCACACGCCGCCGCGAAGTCGGTCGTGCGCTCCCCCAGCCGCAGCCACACGAAGTTCGCCTGCGTCACGGGAACCGCCCAGCCCTGGCCGACCAGCGCGTCGTACACCCGCGCCCGCTCGGCGATCAGCGCGTCCACCCGCTCCAGCAGCAGGCCCTCGGCGCGCAGCGAGGCGACGGCCGCCTCCTGTGCGATCTGGCTCACACCGAACGGCACCGCCGTCTTGCGCAGCGCCGCCGCCACCGGCTCGTGCGCCACGACGAATCCGACGCGCAGACCTGCCAGCCCGTACGCCTTGGAGAAGGTGCGCAGCACGGCGACGTTCGGCCGGTCCCGGTAGAGCTCGATGCCGTCCGGCACCTGCTCGTCGCGGATGAACTCGCGGTACGCCTCATCAAGAACGATCAGGATGTCCTTCGGCACGCGGTCGAGGAAGCGCTCCAGCTCGGCCCCGTGCACCACGGTGCCAGTGGGGTTGTTGGGGTTGCAGACGAAGATCAGCCGGGTCTTCTCGGTGATCGCGTCGAACATCGCGTCCAGGTCGTGCACGTCGCCGTCGGTCAGCGGCACCTTGACCGAGGTCGCGCCGCTGATCTGCGTGATGATCGGGTACGCCTCGAAAGAGCGCCAGGCGTAGATCACTTCGTCGCCGGGACCCGAGGTCGCCTGGAGCAGCGACTGCGCCACGCCGACCGATCCGGTGCCGGTCGCCAGGTGGGAGACCGGCACGTCGAAACGCTTCGCCAGCTCCTCCATCAGTCCCGTGCAGGCCATGTCCGGGTAGCGGTTGAAGACCCCGGCGGCGTCGAGCGCCCGCTCCATGACGCCCGCGAGCGGCGGGTAGGGGTTCTCGTTGGAGGACAGCTTGTACGCCACCGGACCGTCACCCTCGGCGGCCGCGGCCGGCTTCCCGGGCTTGTACGTGGGGATGCCGTCCAGCACCGCACGCAGCTTGGGGCTCGGCGCGCTCGTACCGCTCGTCTCGCTCACTTAAGGTCCTCCTCGACCGTACGTACCACCAATACTGCTCACCTTATGAGGATTGGGCGGCGCTGCGAAGGGGCCGCCGAAGACCGGCACGCGGCCACGCGGGAGGCGGCACCCCGCGGCACGGGAGCCCGGCGGACGGCCGGAAAGAGCTGCCCTCCCCCGGCGCGACACACAGGGGGCGCGCCCCTCCGATCCGTGCGCGCCGGTGGCTCACTCCGTGGCGCGCGTCCCCCGAAGTGGTGAGTTGAGACCTCATCGAGACCTGGGGCGGGTACCGGACGCACCCCGCCAGCCACCCGACTCCACGGCAACAGACCCCCCAACTCCCTTAACTTCCATGGTCATTGAGCGGCCCACGCCATGCAGAAACGTGCCTGCCACCAGGCGCATATGCACGGCAGCCAATCAGGCATCCGAGCCCTAATATCGGCTCGCCATGACAGCACCAGGGAAGCATCAGGTGAGCCGGACCGAGACACCCCGGCGAGGCAGTCGGCCAGGACGAGCGGGCATCCGGGATGTCGCCGCCGCAGCCGGTGTCTCCATCACGACCGTCTCCGACGCCCTCAACGGCAAGGGACGGCTCCCGGACGCCACCCGCCGCCACGTTCGCGAAGTCGCCGACCGGCTGGGCTACCGCCCGTCCGCCGCGGCCCGCACCCTCCGTACCGGTAAGTCGGGCCTGATCGGCCTGACCGTCACCACCTACGGGGATGAACCTTTCACCTTCACCGAATTCGCGTACTTCGCGGAGATGGCCAGAGCCGCCACCTCGGCGGCACTCGCCCGCGGCTACGCCCTCGTCATCCTCCCGGCGTCCTCCCGGCACAGCCCCTTCGACGTGTGGCAGAACGTCGCACTCGACGGGACCGTCGTGATCGACCCCTCGGACGAGGACGCGGTCGTCACCGAGCTCATGCGACAGGGCCTGCCCGTCGTTTCGGACGGACGCCCGGCCGGGAGCCTCCCGGTCACCGCATGGGTGGACAACGACCACGAAGCCGCCGTACTCGAACTCCTCGACCACCTCGCCGACGCCGGCGCCCGCCGGATCGGCCTCCTCACCGGCACCACCACCGACACCTACACCCGGCTCTCCACCACCGCGTACCTGCGCTGGTGCGAGCGCGTCGGACAGGATCCGGTGTACGAGTCCTACCCGGCGCACGACCCGTGCGCGGGCGCTGTCGCGGCCGACCGGCTGCTCGCCCGCCCGGACCGCCCGGACGCCGTGTACGGACTCTTCGACCCCAACGGCACCGACCTCCTGGCCGCCGCCCGGCGCTACGGGCTGCGCGTCCCGGAGGACCTCCTCCTCGTCTGCTGCTCCGAATCCACGGTGTACGCGAGCACCGAGCCACCCATCACGACGCTCTCGCTCAAGCCCCGCCGGATCGGCACGGCGGTCGTACAGCTCCTGATCGACGCCATCGAGGGACTGGACACCGGGCGGCCGGTCGAGCAGGTGATACCGACCGAACTCATCATCCGTACGTCGTCCCAGCGACGCCCTCCGCGCACCACGGTGAGCGCCCCGCGCTCACCATCGGGGGACTGACGGGGCGCGGCGGAACGGGCTTTCGGGGCGGCAGCGGGGAGCCGCCCCGAAATCAACACCGGGACCGATCTCCGCAATCCGGACGAAACAACGGGTGAACTGCGGGTGTACCCGGATTCACCACCCCTGGTGCCTCACACAGCGCGGGCCGCATTCCTATGATGGGCGCACGACACGGCGGACCACCCGAGACCAGGTGGGACCCCAAGGTGTACGGCGGTGCGACGGTGGTGGAGGGGTCAATGACTCAGGGGGCCGGTCAGGGACCCGCGGTGCGTACGGCTACGTTGCGGGACTTCCGGGTGCCTCCCTATGCGCAGGCTCCCGTCGCGACGTTCGACGCGGAGCAGGTGCACACGGGGGAGCGGACATTCCCGGAAGCGATGCGGCCGGAAGCGATGCGGCCGGAGGCGCTTCAGCCGGAGCCACTGCTTCCGGAGCAGGCGCGTCCGGAAGATTCGTACGCTTCCCACCCGGGCACGTACGAGCCCGAGCCGCCCTTCGACGAGAACTTCAGCGAGGAATTCGACGAGGACGACGAGCCCGCGGGCTACACCCCCACCCAGCGCGACCTCCCGGTGATCAGCCGGGACGACCTCGGCGGCCCCGGGGACACCCTGCGCATCCCGCAGCCCGAGTTCGCCACGCAGTCGGACGGCGAGGGCCTCGGCCCGCTGTTCGTCGTCGGTGACGTGCACGGCTACCTGGTGGAGCTGCTGGACGCCCTGCACGAGCAGGGACTGATCGACGAAGAGGGCCACTGGTCGGCGGGCAACGCCCGGCTCTGGTTCCTCGGCGACTTCACCGACCGTGGCCCCGACGGCATCGGCGTCATCGACCTCGTGATGCGGCTGTCCGCCGAGGCGGCGGCAGCCGGGGGCTACTGCAAGGCCCTCATGGGCAACCACGAGCTCCTGCTGCTCGGCGCCCGCCGGTTCGGCGACACCCCCGTCAACTCCGGTGCGGGCACCGCCACCTTCCAGGCGGCCTGGCTCCTCAACGGCGGCCAGAAGCACGACATGGAGCGCCTCCAGGACGTCCACCTCCACTGGATGGCCCGCCTGGACGCGGTCGCCCTGGAGGACGGGCACCTCCTGACCCACTCGGACACCACCGCCTACCTCGACTACGGCAGCACCATCGAGGACGTCAACGACACGGTGCACGACATCCTCAACCGCAACGACGCCGACGAGTGCTGGGACGTCTTCCGTAGATTCACCAAGCGTTTCGCGTTCCGTGACGAAGGCGGCTCCGACGCGGTGCGGGAACTGCTCCACGCATATGGCGGCCAGCGCATCGTCCACGGTCACAGCCCCATCCCGTACCTCCTCGGCGAGGTCGGCAACGAGGACACCTCCGAAGGAGAGGGCAGCTCGGGGCCGGTCGTGGAGGGTCCACACGTCTACGCGGACTCGCTCGCCATCGCCATGGACGGCGGCGTGACGATGGCCGGAAAGCTGCTGGTGGTCCAACTGCCGCTGAATGACTGAGCGTCACGGACTCGTACGTGCGCGGTACGAACACACTCCCACCGCCTGGCCAATTTCCGGAAACCCCCTGTCACCGCGTGCCGTAACGGCTCTACCATCGGGTTATCCGTAGCAGGCTCTCCTCCGTTTCCGCCCAACCGCCCCACCGAAGCGGGCAACCCGGCCCTACGGAGCATCGGGGGATGCACATGAACAGCGCTCCGCACCTGCTGGCCGAGGACCGCCCGGAGTTCGAGCGGACCCTCGGAGAAGCACTGCGCACCGCGCACGAACGCCCGGAACTCGCCGCCCCGGACGGGCGGTTGAACAGCGAGCAACTGCGCACCGCCGCGCTCAGCGCCAGGGAAATAATCAACGAGCACGCCCGTACCGAGTACGACCACTACGTGAAGGTACGCACCGAGCTGCGCGCACCCGCCCTGCCCGCCACCCTGCTCACGCCGGGGATCGGCGAGAACGCCGAGGCCACCGGCGCGGGCGCCGTCGCCGTCGTCGCCGTACTGACTCCCGTGCTGGCCGGGATCGCAGCGGTCGTCCTGCTGCTCGTCGGGTACCTGCTGCGGATGCTGAAACCGCAACCCGCGGTCGCCGACGCCCTGCTGACCGCCGGGTGGATCTTCGCGGCGCTGACCGCCGCGGGTCTGCTCGGTGCGGCGATCGGGCTGCTGTTCACCGCACTGCGCAACGGCTCGACCGCCTTCCAGGTCGGCCACCGGGACGCGGGCACGGAGGAGGTCGACCGGGCCAGGGACGCCTGGACGGAGGCGCTCCTGGAGCGGGGCATCATCCCGTTCCTGCGGGAGGCCCTCGCCAAGCCGCCGGAGACCGGCCCTTCCGGTACCGAACCCTCCGGGGCCGGGCGGCCCGGGAGCAAGGCCCCCGAGCCGCCCCAGCAGTCCGGCCGCATCCCCGGACTCGGGTACTCACGGCCGGACTTCAGCAGCCCCAGCGAGAACGGCAGCAACAGCAACGGCCACAAGTCCCGACCGAGCTACTCCAGCCCGGACTTCTCCAGCCCCGACTACGGCGGCCCGGAACACAAACCGGAGTAATCCACCGACCGGAGCGACC
It contains:
- a CDS encoding LacI family DNA-binding transcriptional regulator; the encoded protein is MTAPGKHQVSRTETPRRGSRPGRAGIRDVAAAAGVSITTVSDALNGKGRLPDATRRHVREVADRLGYRPSAAARTLRTGKSGLIGLTVTTYGDEPFTFTEFAYFAEMARAATSAALARGYALVILPASSRHSPFDVWQNVALDGTVVIDPSDEDAVVTELMRQGLPVVSDGRPAGSLPVTAWVDNDHEAAVLELLDHLADAGARRIGLLTGTTTDTYTRLSTTAYLRWCERVGQDPVYESYPAHDPCAGAVAADRLLARPDRPDAVYGLFDPNGTDLLAAARRYGLRVPEDLLLVCCSESTVYASTEPPITTLSLKPRRIGTAVVQLLIDAIEGLDTGRPVEQVIPTELIIRTSSQRRPPRTTVSAPRSPSGD
- a CDS encoding metallophosphoesterase is translated as MTQGAGQGPAVRTATLRDFRVPPYAQAPVATFDAEQVHTGERTFPEAMRPEAMRPEALQPEPLLPEQARPEDSYASHPGTYEPEPPFDENFSEEFDEDDEPAGYTPTQRDLPVISRDDLGGPGDTLRIPQPEFATQSDGEGLGPLFVVGDVHGYLVELLDALHEQGLIDEEGHWSAGNARLWFLGDFTDRGPDGIGVIDLVMRLSAEAAAAGGYCKALMGNHELLLLGARRFGDTPVNSGAGTATFQAAWLLNGGQKHDMERLQDVHLHWMARLDAVALEDGHLLTHSDTTAYLDYGSTIEDVNDTVHDILNRNDADECWDVFRRFTKRFAFRDEGGSDAVRELLHAYGGQRIVHGHSPIPYLLGEVGNEDTSEGEGSSGPVVEGPHVYADSLAIAMDGGVTMAGKLLVVQLPLND
- the hisC gene encoding histidinol-phosphate transaminase, translating into MSETSGTSAPSPKLRAVLDGIPTYKPGKPAAAAEGDGPVAYKLSSNENPYPPLAGVMERALDAAGVFNRYPDMACTGLMEELAKRFDVPVSHLATGTGSVGVAQSLLQATSGPGDEVIYAWRSFEAYPIITQISGATSVKVPLTDGDVHDLDAMFDAITEKTRLIFVCNPNNPTGTVVHGAELERFLDRVPKDILIVLDEAYREFIRDEQVPDGIELYRDRPNVAVLRTFSKAYGLAGLRVGFVVAHEPVAAALRKTAVPFGVSQIAQEAAVASLRAEGLLLERVDALIAERARVYDALVGQGWAVPVTQANFVWLRLGERTTDFAAACEQAGVVVRPFAGEGVRVTIGETEANDLFLKAAEAFRKEL